A single window of Magnetococcales bacterium DNA harbors:
- the flgK gene encoding flagellar hook-associated protein FlgK: MSINNILNTAKLGLFANQGALRVVSHNVSNVSTPGYSRQTAVMVANPGLQRGGDGKSAGDGVHIEQVKQQLDNLMDRRLQGGEAELGRLEGRDRFMNMIENVFNELDGDGLSTRLEKLFTSIDLLTDNPTDAVVRDQVMENAGATSGFIKRMYNGLSELTLPVDKEITVTLDDINSRLKSIRDVNLAIVRQDATPAKALDLKDQRRQMVMELGKIVDIQTIDQGDGGVSILTANGIMLMDHTYAATLSRGPGSATQNTPQTIRVDERTGDLTSEIKSGTLKGLIEVRDQVINGDSGFLSKLETLADEMRWRFNRVHSQSVPGGLLQSRTGAIDLGQNLTTAMSGLVTDTTQSTYVGSPVDLSRVVNGTLSFAYGADPNGTLTQANVPITTGMSINDVVTAINANAGAGVTASVSGNRLVLTGTGGNSFGVVSDASGVLAALGVGAFFTGSGAASMGVDAAMQAKPALLGTGRFITTGATPVHNDANNEGAMLLGDLRTEKFTLFGESATLISHYGTIAGNLGSEQSRNQAEMTSIQSSQGFMRDLRDSVSGVSLEEEMTDMIKFQRAFQASSKMVSTADNLFETLIQMV; this comes from the coding sequence ATGTCCATCAACAATATCCTGAATACGGCCAAGCTGGGGTTGTTCGCCAACCAGGGAGCGTTGCGCGTCGTCTCGCACAACGTTTCCAACGTCAGCACCCCCGGATACTCCCGCCAGACGGCGGTCATGGTGGCCAATCCCGGATTGCAGCGGGGCGGTGATGGCAAGTCGGCCGGAGACGGCGTCCATATCGAGCAGGTGAAACAGCAGTTGGACAACCTGATGGATCGTCGCCTGCAGGGGGGCGAGGCGGAGCTGGGTCGTCTGGAGGGACGGGACCGCTTCATGAACATGATCGAGAACGTTTTCAACGAACTGGACGGGGATGGTCTCTCCACCCGACTGGAAAAGCTCTTCACCTCCATCGATCTCTTGACGGACAATCCCACCGACGCGGTGGTGCGGGATCAGGTGATGGAAAACGCCGGCGCCACCTCCGGTTTCATCAAGCGCATGTACAACGGCTTGAGCGAGTTGACGCTGCCGGTGGACAAGGAGATCACCGTCACTCTGGACGATATCAACTCGCGGCTGAAGAGTATTCGGGATGTCAATCTGGCCATCGTGCGCCAGGATGCCACGCCGGCCAAAGCGCTGGATCTCAAGGATCAGCGGCGCCAGATGGTCATGGAGTTGGGCAAGATTGTTGACATCCAGACCATCGATCAGGGCGACGGAGGTGTCTCGATTTTGACGGCCAACGGGATCATGTTGATGGATCACACCTATGCGGCCACCCTCTCCCGCGGTCCGGGCAGCGCGACCCAGAATACGCCCCAGACCATCCGGGTGGATGAGCGTACCGGGGATCTGACCAGCGAGATCAAAAGCGGCACTCTGAAAGGTCTCATCGAGGTGCGGGACCAGGTCATCAACGGGGACAGCGGCTTTCTGAGCAAGCTGGAAACCCTCGCCGACGAGATGCGCTGGCGCTTCAACCGGGTTCACAGCCAGTCGGTTCCGGGTGGCCTGTTGCAGAGCCGCACGGGGGCCATCGACCTGGGCCAGAACCTGACCACCGCCATGAGCGGTCTGGTGACGGATACGACCCAATCGACCTATGTGGGTTCTCCGGTCGATCTCTCGCGGGTGGTCAACGGCACCCTCAGCTTTGCCTACGGCGCGGACCCCAACGGGACCTTGACCCAGGCCAACGTGCCCATCACCACCGGCATGTCGATCAACGATGTGGTGACGGCCATCAATGCCAACGCCGGAGCGGGCGTGACCGCCAGCGTCTCCGGCAATCGCCTGGTGCTGACGGGGACGGGCGGCAACTCCTTCGGGGTGGTTTCCGACGCGAGCGGCGTGTTGGCCGCCTTGGGTGTGGGAGCCTTCTTCACCGGAAGCGGCGCGGCCAGCATGGGCGTCGATGCGGCCATGCAGGCCAAACCGGCCTTGTTGGGGACGGGGCGCTTCATCACCACCGGAGCGACGCCGGTACACAACGATGCCAATAACGAAGGGGCCATGCTGCTGGGGGATCTGCGCACCGAAAAGTTCACCCTGTTCGGGGAGAGTGCCACATTGATCTCCCACTATGGTACCATAGCGGGTAACCTGGGTTCGGAACAGTCGCGCAATCAGGCGGAGATGACCAGCATTCAGTCGTCCCAGGGCTTCATGCGGGACTTGCGGGATTCGGTCTCCGGTGTCTCCCTTGAAGAGGAGATGACGGATATGATCAAGTTCCAGAGGGCCTTTCAGGCCTCCAGCAAGATGGTTTCGACGGCGGACAACCTGTTCGAGACCCTGATTCAGATGGTGTAA